The Oligoflexus sp. genome window below encodes:
- a CDS encoding Fur family transcriptional regulator: MGKSESFKELCVKTLKESGARLTRPRMALIECLAHSKVPLSPKVILQKTAEQLDEQESIDAVTVYRILDRFSELGLVHQVAPNGDYIACTHLACEASTHIMTHCTSCDAASEIHVPEEVLAPMLWYLKSQNQFEPKKHLFQLDGICARCQGKAKT, from the coding sequence ATGGGCAAGAGCGAGAGTTTTAAGGAACTTTGTGTCAAAACGCTGAAGGAGTCCGGGGCGAGGCTGACAAGGCCGCGGATGGCGCTCATTGAATGTCTGGCTCATTCCAAGGTGCCGCTTTCGCCCAAGGTGATTCTGCAGAAGACGGCCGAGCAGCTGGATGAGCAGGAGTCCATTGACGCTGTGACGGTTTATCGGATCCTCGATCGCTTTTCGGAGCTTGGGCTCGTTCATCAGGTGGCCCCGAATGGGGATTATATCGCCTGTACGCACCTCGCCTGTGAGGCCAGCACACATATCATGACCCATTGCACGAGCTGCGATGCGGCCAGTGAAATTCATGTGCCCGAGGAAGTGCTCGCGCCCATGCTCTGGTATCTGAAAAGCCAGAATCAATTTGAACCTAAGAAACACCTGTTTCAATTGGATGGCATCTGCGCGCGCTGTCA